One Pseudoalteromonas sp. UG3-2 DNA window includes the following coding sequences:
- a CDS encoding HAD-IA family hydrolase, with product MRFNKAIPAISAISFDLDDTLYDNRPIIRAAVQAMDTHLNKIAAWQQQGPDFWHHCRKQALQQQPRLAEDVTLWRQAALQYGFAKLGYSETEQQQAAQSAYQAFADARSNITVSDTVINLLAQLRNKYPIIAITNGNVEVEKFNLKDSFDLVLRAGIDGRAKPHPELYQRACNHFNLSPSTLLHVGDSLDTDVQGAHRAGCNSVWLRNQFTSYQYKGLAHLEIDNIHSLEILL from the coding sequence ATGCGTTTTAATAAAGCCATCCCAGCGATTTCAGCCATTAGTTTTGACTTAGACGACACCCTCTACGATAACCGCCCCATTATTAGGGCTGCGGTGCAAGCAATGGATACTCACCTCAATAAAATAGCCGCGTGGCAGCAACAAGGCCCTGATTTTTGGCACCATTGCCGCAAGCAGGCACTACAGCAACAACCTCGCTTAGCGGAAGACGTTACCCTGTGGCGCCAAGCGGCACTGCAGTATGGCTTTGCTAAGCTAGGCTATTCTGAAACCGAGCAGCAACAAGCGGCTCAATCCGCCTACCAAGCATTTGCTGATGCCCGAAGCAATATCACTGTCTCAGATACTGTGATTAATTTACTGGCGCAATTACGCAATAAATACCCCATTATTGCCATCACCAATGGCAATGTTGAAGTGGAAAAGTTTAACCTCAAAGACAGCTTTGACTTGGTATTAAGAGCTGGCATTGATGGTCGCGCCAAACCTCATCCGGAGCTATATCAGCGGGCGTGTAACCATTTTAACCTGTCACCAAGCACCTTATTGCACGTTGGAGATAGCTTAGACACCGACGTTCAGGGAGCACACCGAGCCGGCTGTAACAGTGTTTGGTTACGCAATCAGTTTACTTCGTACCAGTATAAGGGCCTTGCTCACCTTGAAATAGATAATATACATTCTCTGGAAATCCTGTTGTGA
- a CDS encoding dTDP-4-dehydrorhamnose reductase family protein, whose amino-acid sequence MRSIMITGASGLLGRSLMQVFSASFNVIGCAFSRATAPLYKLDLADKQAVLAFLDDHQPDILVHAAAERRPDQCQQHPEATKQLNVAATKFLAEACRERGIRFCFISTDYVFAGTHPPYSEQAKPEPVNFYGETKYAAEQAILADSEQHTIIRVPVLYGDVEYLGESAVTVIAEQLLGEHCVQDHWAIRYPTHVEDIALTLRDLFTQHDCSGIYHISAKQALTKYEMACIMAQVQGLPTTTITANTTPSDDATRPHNCALADTRLAALGIHHQRDFSQAIAAIIKQQAS is encoded by the coding sequence ATGCGTTCAATTATGATTACTGGCGCCTCTGGGCTGCTCGGTCGCTCTCTTATGCAGGTATTTAGTGCCTCTTTTAATGTTATCGGCTGTGCTTTTAGCCGTGCGACCGCACCACTGTACAAATTAGACTTAGCAGATAAGCAAGCCGTGTTAGCCTTTCTCGATGACCATCAGCCAGATATCTTGGTTCATGCTGCCGCAGAGCGCCGCCCAGATCAGTGCCAGCAACACCCAGAGGCCACCAAGCAGCTCAATGTCGCCGCTACCAAGTTTCTAGCTGAAGCTTGTCGAGAGCGGGGCATTCGCTTTTGCTTTATTAGCACCGACTACGTGTTCGCTGGCACTCACCCACCTTATAGCGAGCAGGCCAAGCCAGAGCCAGTAAATTTTTACGGCGAAACAAAATATGCAGCCGAACAAGCTATCCTAGCGGATAGTGAGCAGCACACTATTATTCGTGTGCCCGTGCTCTATGGTGACGTGGAGTACCTTGGCGAGTCTGCAGTAACCGTGATTGCAGAGCAACTGCTCGGGGAGCATTGTGTTCAGGACCACTGGGCAATACGCTACCCAACCCATGTTGAAGACATCGCCTTGACGCTACGAGATTTATTTACTCAGCACGACTGTAGCGGCATTTATCATATTTCTGCCAAGCAAGCTCTCACCAAGTATGAGATGGCGTGCATTATGGCTCAAGTACAAGGACTGCCAACCACCACTATCACGGCCAACACCACCCCCAGTGATGATGCCACTCGACCACATAACTGCGCCTTGGCAGATACCCGCTTAGCGGCATTGGGAATTCACCATCAACGCGATTTTAGTCAAGCCATTGCGGCCATTATCAAACAACAGGCTAGCTAG
- a CDS encoding DUF6482 family protein, producing the protein MPIPFSKLKQHQPLQKVVVHSIEQALYQVSVVINNVEYYVTEANGEFLKAHNPLQIQKRLSDIAYAEMVIRHASAYDEMIGHPEDKADNTLEVPFGRNELF; encoded by the coding sequence ATGCCAATCCCTTTTTCTAAGCTAAAGCAACACCAGCCGTTGCAAAAAGTCGTGGTGCACTCCATTGAGCAAGCTCTGTATCAAGTGAGTGTGGTTATCAATAATGTTGAATATTATGTCACTGAAGCGAACGGTGAATTCTTAAAAGCACATAACCCATTGCAAATCCAAAAGCGCTTAAGTGACATCGCTTACGCTGAAATGGTGATCCGCCATGCCAGTGCCTACGATGAAATGATAGGGCACCCTGAGGATAAAGCAGACAATACCCTCGAGGTGCCATTTGGCCGCAATGAGCTTTTCTAG
- a CDS encoding peptide MFS transporter, whose protein sequence is MSSQDTKSDTGFFGHPKGLQTLFLTEMWERMSYYGMRAMLVLFMTASLQEQGLGFTVASAAAIYGLYTGSVYFLGLPGGWIADRLLGGQRAVWYGGIIIMCGHIVLAIPTEASFFIGLILVATGTGLLKPNISAMVGQLYQDEDNRRDSGYAIYYMGINLGSVIGYMVCGYFMENVGWHWAFGAAAVGMAIGLVNYRMTERHITNVGDKPSNPLVGRKNTQAWGVIAAVVAVTGAITVSAYLGVLVINPVVLAKYVAVAFAITFFLYYGYIYFAGNLDEGEKKRMWALFLVCVASTCFWSGFEQAGSSLNLFARDYTDRLIGSFTIPTAWFQSTNAFFIIILSPFFAALWVNLAKRMITPTYSVKCAIGLIIMASGFIVMFFASQYAAQGLKVAPMWLITTYFLHTVGELCLSPVALSAVSKLSPKRFAGQMMGVFVLTYSIGNLLSGLLAGEFDPNRVEDLPNLYLQIALFSIGIGIFLVLISFKAKVWEGQAEKPLTEKTA, encoded by the coding sequence ATGTCATCTCAGGACACCAAGAGTGATACCGGCTTTTTTGGCCATCCAAAAGGCCTGCAAACTCTGTTCCTCACTGAAATGTGGGAGCGCATGAGCTACTACGGCATGCGCGCCATGTTAGTACTTTTTATGACCGCCAGCTTACAAGAGCAAGGGCTTGGCTTTACAGTTGCCTCTGCAGCCGCCATTTATGGCTTATATACCGGTTCAGTATACTTTTTAGGCCTCCCAGGTGGTTGGATTGCAGATAGATTACTCGGTGGTCAACGCGCCGTATGGTATGGCGGTATTATCATTATGTGTGGCCACATAGTGTTAGCCATCCCCACTGAGGCCTCTTTCTTCATTGGCCTCATTTTAGTCGCCACCGGTACGGGACTACTCAAACCCAACATCAGCGCCATGGTCGGGCAATTATATCAAGACGAAGATAATCGCCGTGACAGTGGCTATGCCATTTACTACATGGGTATTAACCTCGGTTCAGTTATCGGCTACATGGTATGTGGCTACTTTATGGAAAACGTCGGTTGGCACTGGGCCTTTGGTGCTGCGGCTGTCGGTATGGCAATTGGCCTGGTAAATTACCGCATGACCGAAAGACACATCACCAACGTTGGTGATAAGCCAAGCAACCCTCTAGTGGGTCGTAAAAATACCCAGGCTTGGGGAGTCATTGCCGCGGTCGTTGCTGTAACAGGCGCCATCACGGTTTCGGCTTACCTTGGCGTACTGGTGATTAACCCAGTGGTGTTAGCAAAATATGTGGCTGTGGCTTTTGCTATTACCTTCTTCCTTTATTATGGCTATATCTACTTTGCTGGTAACCTTGACGAAGGTGAGAAAAAGCGCATGTGGGCGTTGTTTTTGGTCTGTGTGGCTTCAACCTGTTTTTGGTCAGGGTTTGAACAAGCCGGTTCATCATTGAACTTGTTCGCACGTGATTACACCGACAGACTGATCGGCAGCTTTACCATTCCTACTGCTTGGTTCCAGTCAACCAATGCTTTTTTCATCATTATTCTGTCGCCTTTCTTTGCCGCACTATGGGTTAACTTAGCCAAGCGCATGATCACACCAACTTATAGCGTTAAGTGCGCAATTGGTTTGATCATTATGGCGAGTGGTTTTATCGTGATGTTCTTTGCCTCACAGTATGCTGCACAAGGCTTGAAAGTTGCGCCTATGTGGTTAATTACGACCTACTTCTTACACACGGTGGGTGAGCTTTGCTTGAGCCCTGTAGCACTGAGTGCGGTGAGTAAGTTGTCGCCAAAACGTTTTGCCGGACAAATGATGGGTGTATTCGTATTGACCTACTCGATTGGTAACTTACTTTCTGGTCTGTTGGCAGGTGAGTTTGATCCAAATCGTGTGGAAGACCTACCTAACCTGTACCTACAAATCGCGTTATTCTCTATCGGTATCGGTATCTTCTTAGTCTTAATTAGCTTTAAGGCAAAAGTGTGGGAAGGCCAAGCTGAAAAGCCGCTTACTGAAAAAACGGCTTAA